The following proteins are encoded in a genomic region of Hyla sarda isolate aHylSar1 chromosome 3, aHylSar1.hap1, whole genome shotgun sequence:
- the LOC130361666 gene encoding dysbindin domain-containing protein 2-like isoform X1, whose protein sequence is MTARSQGHPVFQSQSSSTQHLRDRQRFFEDVLAHDVDMYYPQIHLLNDRWRPPLDSVSSMEVNIDSMELSEPLDISELESSDTFQQSEDPLSPLVSPGNFQGIDYFRLRLPFSPSPGQQHPAHDSGDTIERQEEAADEQSKEHILSLDHEQSDHKTPLSEPQ, encoded by the exons ATGACCGCCAGATCCCAG GGACATCCTGTTTTCCAGAGCCAGAGCTCCAGCACACAGCACCTGAGAGATCGCCAGCGCTTCTTTGAGGATGTCCTGGCACATGACGTAGACATGTATTACCCCCAAATTCACCTGTTGAACGATCGATGGAGAC CTCCGCTGGACAGTGTGTCATCGATGGAAGTGAATATTGACTCGATGGAACTGTCTGAACCGCTGGACATTAGTGAGCTGGAATCCAGTGATACTTTTCAGCAGTCAGAAGACCCCTTGAGTCCATTAGTTTCTCCTG GCAACTTCCAAGGAATTGACTATTTTAGGCTACGCCTTCCCTTTTCTCCTAGTCCTGGCCAGCAGCACCCAGCACATGACAGCGGTGACACTATTGAAAGACAAGAGGAAGCTGCAGATGAGCAATCCAAAGAACACATCCTCAGTCTGGATCATGAACAGAGCGACCACAAGACGCCATTGTCTGAACCACAATAA
- the LOC130361666 gene encoding dysbindin domain-containing protein 2-like isoform X2, which translates to MTARSQGHPVFQSQSSSTQHLRDRQRFFEDVLAHDVDMYYPQIHLLNDRWRPPLDSVSSMEVNIDSMELSEPLDISELESSDTFQQSEDPLSPLVSPVLASSTQHMTAVTLLKDKRKLQMSNPKNTSSVWIMNRATTRRHCLNHNNLLPLL; encoded by the exons ATGACCGCCAGATCCCAG GGACATCCTGTTTTCCAGAGCCAGAGCTCCAGCACACAGCACCTGAGAGATCGCCAGCGCTTCTTTGAGGATGTCCTGGCACATGACGTAGACATGTATTACCCCCAAATTCACCTGTTGAACGATCGATGGAGAC CTCCGCTGGACAGTGTGTCATCGATGGAAGTGAATATTGACTCGATGGAACTGTCTGAACCGCTGGACATTAGTGAGCTGGAATCCAGTGATACTTTTCAGCAGTCAGAAGACCCCTTGAGTCCATTAGTTTCTCCTG TCCTGGCCAGCAGCACCCAGCACATGACAGCGGTGACACTATTGAAAGACAAGAGGAAGCTGCAGATGAGCAATCCAAAGAACACATCCTCAGTCTGGATCATGAACAGAGCGACCACAAGACGCCATTGTCTGAACCACAATAACCTGCTGCCTCTCCTCTAA